From Haloarcula sp. CBA1127, a single genomic window includes:
- a CDS encoding ribonuclease H-like domain-containing protein, giving the protein MRVENSFIGTDGVGEKTEQSIWEQGVTHWDEFEPSVVGGQRGDRIQQFIDEGRDRIAETDVTYFDHAFPSSERWRLYETFRERACFFDIETTGLDQDRNQVTTVSLHQDGDTQTLIAGDDLTAENLRAAFDGADLLVTFNGKRFDVPFLEANFDVNLDRPHLDLMYTCKKIGLSGGLKQVEQDIGIERDRPDISGRDAVRLWREHEQGRDGALETLVSYNREDTVNLKTLAETATERLDERIFVV; this is encoded by the coding sequence GTGCGCGTCGAGAACAGTTTCATCGGTACCGACGGCGTCGGGGAGAAGACCGAGCAGTCCATCTGGGAACAGGGCGTCACCCACTGGGACGAATTCGAACCGTCCGTCGTCGGCGGCCAGCGCGGCGACCGGATCCAGCAGTTCATCGACGAGGGGCGGGACCGGATCGCCGAGACCGACGTTACCTACTTCGACCATGCGTTTCCCAGCAGCGAGCGCTGGCGGCTGTACGAGACCTTCCGCGAGCGGGCCTGCTTCTTCGACATCGAGACGACCGGACTCGACCAGGACCGCAACCAGGTGACGACGGTGAGCCTCCATCAGGACGGGGACACACAGACGCTCATCGCCGGTGACGACCTGACTGCGGAGAACCTTCGGGCCGCGTTCGACGGCGCGGACCTGCTGGTGACGTTCAACGGCAAGCGCTTCGACGTGCCCTTCCTCGAAGCGAACTTCGATGTCAACCTCGACCGCCCGCATCTAGACCTGATGTACACCTGCAAGAAGATCGGCCTCTCCGGCGGACTCAAACAGGTCGAGCAAGATATCGGTATCGAGCGGGACCGACCGGATATTTCCGGTCGGGACGCGGTACGGCTCTGGCGGGAACACGAACAGGGCCGAGACGGTGCACTCGAAACACTGGTGTCGTACAACCGTGAGGATACGGTGAATCTCAAGACGCTGGCCGAAACCGCCACCGAGCGGCTTGACGAGCGCATTTTCGTTGTCTGA
- a CDS encoding ABC transporter permease, producing MDRLRSASSRVLIAAAAFLTLAVLAGFGLFAPASTPGQIFWVLASKSTLSSTLRLSVPIVLAALGGIFAEKSGIINIGLEGLLIISAFAAIFGADATGSLWLGFLIGIVASTLLAAVFAVVCIEFRADQIIAGLAVWLIALGLAPFASQVFYGGPNTSSVGTFDTITVPTLAEIPFFGALFDASPAVYIMFLAVAASWYVLNRTTFGRWVRAAGENPKALDTAGVDVSRVRYAAVLLSGVLSGMGGAALAINIGQFTGNGPTMVNGKGFIAIVAYLFGNYNPVGALLSTTLFAGLDAVQLRLQTADVIAVPDSLVQTIPFVAVIVVLALVGKTRLPEAAGDHYESGEE from the coding sequence ATGGATCGACTCCGCTCGGCTTCGAGTCGAGTCCTTATCGCCGCCGCAGCGTTCCTCACACTGGCTGTACTTGCTGGATTCGGACTCTTCGCGCCGGCGTCGACGCCCGGTCAGATATTCTGGGTCCTAGCCTCGAAATCGACGCTGTCCTCGACATTGCGACTCTCGGTTCCGATCGTGCTGGCCGCGCTGGGCGGCATCTTCGCCGAGAAAAGCGGTATCATCAACATCGGGCTTGAGGGGCTGCTCATCATCTCGGCCTTCGCAGCTATCTTCGGAGCCGACGCCACCGGTTCGCTGTGGCTCGGGTTCCTCATCGGCATCGTCGCCTCGACGCTGCTCGCTGCCGTGTTCGCCGTCGTCTGTATCGAGTTCCGCGCCGACCAGATCATCGCCGGCTTGGCTGTCTGGCTCATCGCACTCGGACTCGCGCCGTTCGCCTCACAGGTGTTCTACGGCGGGCCAAACACCAGCAGCGTCGGGACTTTCGACACGATAACGGTCCCGACGCTGGCCGAGATTCCGTTCTTCGGCGCACTGTTCGACGCCTCGCCCGCCGTCTACATCATGTTCCTCGCCGTGGCGGCGTCGTGGTACGTGCTGAACCGAACCACGTTCGGCCGCTGGGTCCGGGCCGCCGGCGAGAACCCGAAGGCGCTTGACACCGCCGGTGTCGACGTGTCTCGCGTCCGCTACGCCGCCGTGCTCCTCTCCGGCGTCCTTTCGGGGATGGGCGGGGCCGCGCTGGCGATCAATATCGGCCAGTTCACCGGGAACGGCCCGACGATGGTCAACGGCAAGGGATTCATCGCCATCGTCGCGTATCTGTTCGGCAACTACAACCCGGTCGGCGCGCTGCTGTCGACCACGCTGTTTGCCGGCCTTGACGCCGTCCAGTTGCGTCTCCAGACGGCCGATGTCATCGCCGTCCCCGATTCACTGGTCCAGACGATTCCGTTCGTCGCCGTCATCGTCGTGCTCGCTCTGGTGGGCAAGACCCGCCTGCCAGAAGCCGCCGGTGACCACTACGAATCCGGCGAGGAATGA
- a CDS encoding rhomboid family intramembrane serine protease, whose protein sequence is MKPLRQSPTVVTLAVIVAVFLAQQAVGVVTAPRSLFALSPPLFSRPWTLVTSVYAHAGLSHLIANAVGLALAGVVLERRTSPLRFHAFFVSTGALAGVSQVSITSLVGPLVPGMVSHVSVLGASGAVFALFGYLLAANRLTDTVIGGFELAPRVQLVLAGVVAAAITLATANPGVALIAHFTGLLLGFLAGRVHLLRPTDSPQTPEAANY, encoded by the coding sequence ATGAAGCCGCTGCGACAAAGCCCAACCGTGGTCACGCTGGCGGTCATCGTTGCTGTGTTCCTCGCACAGCAAGCCGTCGGCGTGGTGACCGCCCCGCGGAGCCTGTTCGCCCTCTCGCCCCCGCTGTTCAGTCGTCCCTGGACGCTTGTCACCAGTGTGTACGCACATGCTGGCCTGTCGCATCTCATCGCAAACGCCGTCGGATTGGCGCTCGCCGGTGTCGTCCTCGAACGTCGGACGTCGCCGCTCCGGTTCCACGCTTTCTTCGTCTCGACCGGTGCACTCGCCGGGGTTTCGCAGGTCTCGATAACCAGCCTTGTCGGCCCGCTCGTTCCCGGGATGGTCAGCCACGTCTCCGTCCTCGGGGCCAGTGGCGCTGTGTTTGCGCTCTTTGGATATCTGCTTGCCGCCAACCGCCTGACCGACACTGTCATCGGCGGGTTCGAACTCGCGCCGCGCGTCCAGTTGGTGCTGGCTGGCGTCGTCGCCGCTGCGATCACGCTCGCCACTGCGAACCCCGGCGTCGCGCTCATCGCACACTTCACCGGCCTTTTGTTGGGGTTTCTCGCCGGGCGCGTCCACCTGCTGCGGCCGACAGACTCGCCACAGACGCCCGAAGCCGCGAACTACTGA
- a CDS encoding DUF123 domain-containing protein, with protein MPGGTYTLVLERDTSRPIEVGALGEITFPAGWYAYTGSALGSGGFGRIDRHRAVAAGDNDTRHWHIDYLLGDAATTVDRVVTTEADIECAVAKQIDGPTAVGFDRVDAFGCSDCDCRSHLIHHEQREKLVDAVTDAHKDAREETGAATE; from the coding sequence ATGCCTGGCGGAACCTACACGCTGGTTCTCGAACGGGACACCAGCAGACCAATCGAGGTCGGCGCGCTGGGCGAAATCACGTTCCCGGCAGGCTGGTACGCCTACACCGGGAGCGCGCTGGGTAGCGGCGGCTTCGGCCGCATCGACCGCCACCGCGCAGTCGCTGCCGGCGACAACGACACCCGGCACTGGCACATCGACTACCTGCTCGGTGACGCGGCGACGACCGTCGACCGGGTCGTCACAACCGAGGCCGATATCGAATGCGCCGTCGCCAAGCAGATTGACGGGCCGACAGCGGTGGGGTTCGACCGCGTCGACGCCTTCGGCTGTTCTGATTGTGACTGTCGTTCGCACCTGATACACCACGAGCAGCGGGAGAAACTGGTCGACGCGGTGACTGATGCCCACAAGGACGCCCGAGAGGAGACAGGAGCCGCGACCGAGTAG
- a CDS encoding HIT family protein translates to MSEDCIFCQIVAGDIPGRTVYEDDTVLAFLDANPLSPGHTLVIPKDHHERLNDTPADVASAVMSTLHELVPAVESAVDAPASTVAFNNGEVAGQEVPHVHGHIIPRFEDDGGRPVHVLVNDRPDLSDDELDAIESDIVAEQA, encoded by the coding sequence ATGAGCGAGGACTGCATCTTCTGTCAGATCGTCGCCGGCGACATCCCCGGCCGCACCGTCTACGAGGACGACACCGTGCTGGCGTTTCTGGACGCCAATCCCCTCTCGCCAGGCCATACGCTCGTTATCCCGAAGGACCACCACGAGCGGCTGAACGACACGCCCGCCGACGTGGCGAGTGCGGTCATGTCGACCCTGCACGAACTCGTCCCCGCCGTCGAGTCTGCTGTCGACGCCCCCGCCAGCACGGTCGCGTTCAACAACGGCGAGGTGGCCGGTCAGGAGGTCCCCCACGTCCATGGCCACATTATCCCGCGGTTCGAGGACGACGGCGGCCGACCGGTTCACGTGCTGGTCAACGACCGCCCCGACCTCTCTGACGACGAACTGGACGCCATCGAGTCGGACATCGTGGCCGAACAGGCGTAA
- the leuS gene encoding leucine--tRNA ligase, whose protein sequence is MSRRYDHARVQEYWQQAWEREGVFECPTDATDPTYVLGMFPYTSGSLHMGHIRNYAITDAYARYRRMAGDDVLHPMGWDAFGLPAENAAYKRDTDPESWTRTCIDQMKDDLREMGFGYDWSRETTTCDPDYYQWNQWLFTQFYDEGLVDYGAATVNWCPDCETVLADAQVETPPEAHEGETTAGTGNSHTHGGGVCWRCGTDVEQRDLDQWFFAITDYAEELYHGLDDLEGWPDGVRDSQRNWIGRQEGARVSFTVSHDDHDTVEAFTTRLDTVYGATYLALSPGHDLARALAETDDAVAEYVESVANTDDAGMSGVETDLTATHPYTGEELPVYVAAYVLDDVGTGAVMGVPAHNEQDHAFADEHDLPVEQAVEPVDGSGTDLPHAPYTGDGMLTDSGEYDGLASSAARERLREHEAAESAVTYRLRDWLISRQRYWGTPIPIVHCDDCGHVPVPEDDLPVELPDYVQTTGNPLDAADEWKQTTCPDCGADAVRETDTMDTFVDSSWYFLRYLSPHFADAPFDQKTADEWLPVDVYVGGEEHAVLHLLYIRFFARALSDIGLLDREEPVERLINQGTVLHSGEKMSKSKGNDIAPHEYGAETTRLFVLSAAHPSQDFEWTVKDVSTAYDFQQTLYRLVTEYTDRTETRTESTDHDAYLEREIDRTIAAVTEEYDRFRFHRVIGEIQRFARLLGRYAGYDRPYQFAYSRGLRVLAGLVAPIAPFLAEEMWQLLDEDGLVAESRWPEPLRDVDDYRIERQVVRRTLDDVREITEVVDIDEPNEIELVVAADWKYRAYEIARESDPDDAIVGEIMADEAIKQHGDTAADFADRLADRGAGLEPIIDGERELDTLQQAAWLFEDEFACDVVVRRATPDDDLAAKARPNKPAIHIS, encoded by the coding sequence ATGTCGCGCCGATATGACCACGCTCGGGTTCAGGAGTACTGGCAGCAGGCCTGGGAGCGGGAGGGCGTTTTCGAGTGCCCGACCGACGCTACGGACCCGACGTACGTGCTGGGAATGTTTCCCTACACCTCCGGCTCGTTGCATATGGGGCACATCAGAAACTACGCCATTACCGACGCGTACGCCCGGTATCGGCGGATGGCTGGCGACGACGTGCTTCACCCGATGGGGTGGGACGCCTTCGGCCTGCCGGCGGAGAACGCGGCCTACAAACGGGACACTGACCCCGAATCCTGGACCCGGACGTGTATCGACCAGATGAAAGACGACCTCCGGGAGATGGGCTTTGGTTACGACTGGTCCCGGGAAACCACCACCTGCGACCCCGACTACTACCAGTGGAACCAGTGGCTGTTCACCCAGTTCTACGACGAGGGGCTGGTGGACTACGGCGCGGCGACGGTGAACTGGTGTCCGGACTGTGAGACAGTGCTTGCTGACGCGCAGGTCGAAACGCCGCCGGAAGCCCATGAGGGCGAGACGACTGCCGGCACCGGAAACAGCCACACCCACGGTGGCGGCGTCTGCTGGCGCTGTGGAACGGACGTCGAACAGCGCGACCTCGACCAGTGGTTCTTCGCCATCACCGACTACGCCGAGGAGCTGTATCACGGGCTTGACGACCTGGAAGGATGGCCTGACGGCGTTCGAGACAGTCAACGTAACTGGATCGGCCGACAAGAAGGCGCGCGCGTCTCGTTTACCGTCAGCCACGACGATCACGACACCGTCGAGGCATTCACGACCCGACTCGACACGGTGTACGGCGCGACGTATCTGGCGCTGTCGCCGGGCCATGACCTCGCGCGAGCGCTGGCCGAGACGGATGACGCCGTTGCCGAGTACGTGGAGTCGGTGGCGAACACGGACGACGCCGGGATGAGCGGCGTCGAGACGGACCTCACCGCGACTCACCCGTACACCGGCGAGGAACTGCCGGTGTACGTCGCGGCGTACGTGCTGGACGACGTTGGAACGGGTGCGGTCATGGGCGTGCCGGCCCACAACGAACAGGACCACGCCTTCGCCGACGAACACGACCTGCCCGTCGAGCAGGCCGTCGAACCGGTCGACGGCAGCGGGACGGACCTGCCACATGCGCCCTACACCGGCGACGGGATGCTCACGGACAGTGGCGAGTACGACGGCCTCGCCAGCTCCGCCGCTCGGGAGCGCCTGCGCGAACACGAGGCCGCCGAGTCCGCGGTGACCTACCGCCTGCGGGACTGGCTCATCTCCCGCCAGCGCTACTGGGGGACACCGATTCCCATCGTCCACTGCGACGACTGCGGCCACGTCCCGGTTCCGGAAGACGACCTCCCGGTGGAACTGCCCGACTACGTCCAGACCACGGGGAACCCACTCGACGCGGCCGACGAGTGGAAGCAGACGACCTGTCCCGACTGCGGGGCCGACGCGGTGCGGGAGACGGATACGATGGACACGTTTGTCGACTCCTCGTGGTACTTCCTCAGGTATCTGTCGCCGCACTTCGCGGACGCGCCCTTCGACCAGAAAACCGCCGACGAGTGGCTCCCGGTCGACGTGTACGTCGGCGGCGAGGAACACGCAGTGTTGCACCTCCTCTATATACGCTTTTTTGCCCGGGCGCTCTCGGACATCGGTCTGCTTGACCGCGAAGAACCGGTTGAGCGGCTCATCAATCAGGGCACAGTGCTTCACAGCGGCGAGAAGATGTCCAAATCGAAGGGCAACGACATCGCGCCCCATGAGTACGGGGCCGAGACGACGCGGCTGTTTGTCCTCTCGGCGGCCCACCCCTCGCAGGACTTCGAGTGGACCGTGAAGGACGTCTCGACAGCCTACGACTTCCAGCAGACGCTGTACCGCCTTGTCACGGAATACACCGACCGAACGGAGACACGGACCGAGAGCACCGACCACGACGCGTACTTAGAGCGGGAAATCGACCGGACTATCGCGGCCGTTACCGAGGAGTACGACCGCTTTCGCTTCCATCGCGTTATCGGCGAGATACAGCGCTTCGCCCGCCTACTGGGGCGCTACGCGGGCTACGACCGGCCGTACCAGTTCGCCTATAGCCGCGGCTTGCGTGTGCTCGCTGGCCTAGTTGCCCCGATTGCGCCGTTCCTCGCCGAAGAGATGTGGCAGCTGCTCGACGAGGACGGCCTCGTCGCCGAGAGCCGGTGGCCGGAACCGCTCCGTGACGTGGACGACTACCGCATCGAGCGGCAGGTCGTTCGGCGAACGCTCGACGACGTGCGCGAGATCACGGAGGTCGTCGACATCGACGAACCGAACGAGATCGAACTCGTCGTCGCCGCCGACTGGAAGTACCGGGCCTACGAGATCGCCCGCGAGTCCGACCCCGACGACGCTATCGTCGGTGAAATCATGGCTGACGAAGCGATCAAACAGCACGGCGACACAGCCGCCGATTTCGCCGACCGGTTGGCCGACCGCGGGGCGGGACTCGAACCAATTATCGACGGCGAGCGCGAACTCGACACGCTCCAGCAGGCCGCGTGGCTGTTCGAAGACGAGTTCGCCTGTGACGTCGTCGTCCGGCGGGCCACGCCCGACGACGACCTCGCGGCCAAAGCGCGACCGAACAAGCCCGCGATTCACATCTCCTGA
- a CDS encoding DUF3006 domain-containing protein — protein sequence MLPDGTYTAVVDRIEDGIATLEMDTKNGLSALDIAAAELPAEARTADVVLEITVADSALVDVTREPEETTDRASEAQSRFDRLSKRPPQDGDDA from the coding sequence ATGCTACCTGACGGAACCTACACCGCCGTCGTCGACCGGATCGAAGACGGGATTGCCACGCTGGAAATGGACACCAAGAATGGACTGTCCGCTCTCGACATTGCGGCCGCCGAACTGCCGGCAGAGGCACGGACGGCCGACGTGGTTCTGGAGATAACCGTTGCGGACTCGGCGCTCGTGGATGTAACGCGTGAACCCGAGGAAACCACCGACCGGGCGAGCGAGGCCCAGAGTCGGTTCGACCGGTTATCGAAGCGGCCGCCGCAGGACGGCGACGACGCGTAA
- a CDS encoding uracil-DNA glycosylase family protein, producing the protein MPTFPDEAERNALAEDCRRCPALAESRTCISWGNGPLDADLVVVGEAPAEGDPEAEHWQGGNLTGMAYTSRRSGRKIRQVLADAGFGHGDCYYTNAVKCHPPENRDPTDAELANCRPFLVEEVEAIEPTAVVTTGKHATKTVLALDDAALDGFLDSVLDPRRSEALGVPVVPLLHPSYQEVWLSRLGYDRETYVDAITDAVAGVGDT; encoded by the coding sequence GTGCCAACGTTCCCGGACGAGGCGGAGCGAAACGCCCTCGCTGAGGACTGCCGGCGCTGCCCCGCACTCGCTGAGAGCCGGACCTGTATCTCGTGGGGCAACGGTCCGCTGGACGCTGACCTCGTCGTCGTCGGGGAAGCCCCCGCCGAGGGTGACCCCGAGGCCGAGCACTGGCAGGGCGGCAACCTGACCGGAATGGCATATACCTCGCGGCGTTCCGGCCGGAAAATCCGGCAGGTGCTCGCCGACGCCGGGTTCGGCCACGGCGACTGCTACTACACAAACGCCGTAAAGTGCCACCCGCCGGAGAACCGCGACCCGACCGATGCGGAACTGGCGAACTGCCGGCCCTTCCTCGTCGAGGAAGTCGAAGCAATCGAGCCGACAGCGGTCGTGACGACCGGGAAACACGCGACGAAGACAGTGCTGGCGCTGGACGACGCAGCCCTCGACGGCTTCCTCGATAGCGTGCTCGACCCCCGCCGAAGCGAGGCGCTGGGCGTGCCCGTGGTCCCGCTGCTCCACCCATCGTATCAGGAAGTCTGGCTCTCGCGGCTGGGCTACGACCGCGAGACGTACGTCGATGCTATCACGGACGCGGTCGCTGGCGTCGGCGACACCTAG
- a CDS encoding universal stress protein, producing MTTFLLATSSVHVTAAAADYLQHRLDPAGDDDIVVVAVRDPDAPSRDAGDAVNVARSRLAEFMPATETREGEPVTEILAAVDEHDPDELLIGPHRGSDDSDGVGSTPRNLLARVDRPVIVLPLP from the coding sequence ATGACGACGTTTCTGCTCGCCACAAGCTCGGTTCACGTCACTGCGGCCGCCGCTGACTACCTCCAGCACCGGCTCGACCCGGCAGGTGATGACGATATCGTCGTGGTCGCGGTCCGCGACCCCGATGCCCCATCCCGCGATGCCGGTGATGCTGTCAATGTTGCCCGCTCGCGCCTCGCCGAATTCATGCCCGCAACGGAGACACGGGAAGGCGAGCCCGTGACCGAAATACTGGCGGCTGTCGACGAGCACGACCCGGACGAACTCCTCATCGGCCCACATCGCGGTTCCGACGACAGCGACGGTGTCGGGTCGACGCCCCGAAACCTCCTCGCCCGTGTTGACCGCCCTGTCATCGTCCTCCCGCTTCCCTAG
- a CDS encoding lamin tail domain-containing protein — MVRSHGATSLLVAVLLVLAGCGGFVANGTDGGANPPTTTETATPGTPSPAANGTLEVHFINVGQSVATVLVSPDNETMLIDSGDFTDDGEYVLQYLDRQGIDRIDHFVVSHNDADHIGGNAAVIRHYETEKNGVGAVYDPGIAASTQTYERYLDAVEAHNVTLYETREGDRIPFSGVETTVLGPPEPYLENAARNENSIVLRIEHGETSFLFTGDAEDDQEAYLVDTYGAALRATVLKAGHHGSASSTSGPLLDAAAPRAVVVSSAYDSQYGHPSNETLQRLAARSVPAYWTATHGDTVLTSDGTAVTVSTQRAAPTDPLSLRTGDPIAPSATEPVTPRATYLPHPSPRTDTPVPTATDGGTPIGNTSGDLVIDRVRADAAGDDRDNLNDEYVVFRNAGAEPLEMGGWTVSDEADHSYTVPDGFTLDPDETVTLHTGSGTDTDTDLYWGSGRPIWNNGGDTVTVTDADNETILERSY; from the coding sequence ATGGTACGGAGTCACGGGGCTACGTCTCTACTCGTCGCAGTACTGCTGGTGCTTGCCGGCTGTGGCGGATTCGTGGCAAACGGCACGGACGGCGGTGCGAATCCGCCAACTACGACAGAGACGGCGACACCGGGCACGCCCTCACCGGCGGCGAACGGGACGCTAGAGGTCCACTTCATCAACGTCGGCCAGTCGGTGGCGACCGTGCTGGTTAGTCCCGACAACGAAACGATGCTCATCGACTCCGGGGACTTCACCGACGACGGCGAATACGTCCTGCAGTATCTCGACCGACAGGGCATCGACCGCATCGACCACTTCGTCGTCTCGCACAACGACGCCGACCACATCGGCGGTAACGCGGCCGTCATCAGGCACTACGAGACCGAGAAAAACGGCGTCGGTGCGGTGTACGACCCCGGCATCGCCGCGAGCACGCAGACCTACGAGCGATACCTCGACGCCGTCGAAGCCCACAACGTGACGCTGTACGAGACGCGCGAGGGCGACCGGATTCCGTTTTCCGGCGTCGAGACGACCGTGCTCGGCCCACCGGAGCCGTATCTGGAAAACGCGGCGCGAAACGAGAACAGCATCGTCCTTCGAATCGAGCACGGTGAGACGAGCTTTCTCTTTACCGGCGACGCGGAGGACGACCAGGAGGCGTATCTCGTCGATACCTACGGAGCGGCGCTCAGGGCCACCGTACTGAAAGCCGGCCACCACGGCAGCGCGTCAAGCACCAGCGGGCCGCTGCTTGACGCCGCTGCCCCCCGGGCCGTCGTGGTTTCGAGTGCCTACGATTCGCAGTACGGCCATCCCAGCAACGAGACACTCCAGCGCCTTGCGGCGCGTTCGGTTCCGGCGTACTGGACCGCAACCCACGGGGACACCGTCTTGACTAGCGACGGGACCGCTGTGACCGTCAGCACGCAGCGGGCAGCGCCGACCGACCCGCTGTCACTCCGTACCGGGGACCCGATTGCGCCGAGCGCGACCGAACCGGTTACGCCGCGAGCGACCTACCTGCCCCACCCGTCCCCGCGGACTGATACACCGGTCCCAACCGCAACCGACGGCGGAACGCCCATCGGGAACACGAGCGGCGACTTAGTCATCGACCGCGTTCGCGCCGATGCGGCGGGCGACGACCGGGACAACCTCAACGACGAGTACGTCGTGTTCCGGAACGCGGGCGCGGAGCCGCTGGAAATGGGCGGCTGGACGGTCAGCGACGAAGCCGACCACAGCTACACCGTCCCCGACGGATTCACGCTCGACCCGGACGAAACCGTGACCCTTCACACCGGCAGCGGCACCGACACGGACACCGATCTTTACTGGGGGTCGGGGCGTCCGATATGGAACAACGGCGGTGACACAGTCACTGTGACCGACGCCGACAACGAGACCATACTGGAACGGAGTTACTAA
- a CDS encoding ParA family protein, with protein sequence MGVSTLAFVGCTGGAGTTRLTVETAATLARGGRSVAVVDAAFGTQGLATYVDGRLDADVTAVAVGDVSVDDALFEWDIDADGRVALCPAHAPFERLARAKSAESAQTLEQAIEELAGRFDHVLLDVPPIASNQAVAAATTAQRRALIVPASQRGSDLFPRQRGRLRDIGAPASAIVATRVHGDSGESVEDAAHTVPHIEPGAPRPLATDPESDVAPTVAAMTEDLLDIDLGLTFEDDSLFSR encoded by the coding sequence ATGGGGGTTTCGACGCTCGCGTTCGTCGGGTGTACTGGTGGGGCTGGAACAACCAGGCTGACAGTCGAGACAGCAGCGACGCTGGCCCGGGGTGGGCGGTCCGTCGCTGTCGTCGACGCAGCCTTCGGCACGCAGGGGCTGGCAACGTACGTCGACGGGCGGCTCGATGCCGACGTGACCGCGGTAGCCGTCGGCGACGTGTCGGTCGACGACGCGCTGTTCGAGTGGGATATCGACGCCGATGGGCGGGTCGCGCTCTGTCCGGCCCACGCGCCGTTTGAGCGCCTCGCTCGCGCGAAGTCAGCCGAGAGCGCACAGACGCTCGAACAGGCTATCGAGGAGTTGGCCGGCCGGTTCGACCACGTCCTGCTCGATGTGCCACCAATCGCGTCGAATCAGGCCGTCGCCGCTGCCACGACCGCACAGCGGCGGGCGCTCATAGTGCCGGCCAGCCAGCGCGGCAGCGACCTGTTTCCGAGGCAACGAGGCCGACTCCGTGACATCGGCGCGCCGGCATCGGCCATTGTCGCCACCCGCGTGCACGGCGATAGCGGTGAATCCGTCGAAGACGCGGCACACACCGTTCCACACATCGAACCGGGCGCGCCCAGACCACTTGCGACGGACCCCGAATCGGATGTCGCCCCGACTGTCGCCGCGATGACTGAGGACCTGCTCGATATCGACCTCGGTCTGACCTTCGAGGACGACAGCCTGTTTTCCCGCTAG